One genomic segment of Rhinolophus sinicus isolate RSC01 linkage group LG11, ASM3656204v1, whole genome shotgun sequence includes these proteins:
- the LOC109460825 gene encoding small ribosomal subunit protein uS14, whose product MSHRQLYWSHPRKFGQGSRSCRVCSNLHGLIRKYGLNMCRQCFRQYAKDIGFVKLD is encoded by the coding sequence ATGAGTCACCGGCAGCTCTACTGGAGCCATCCAAGAAAATTCGGTCAGGGTTCTCGTTCTTGCCGTGTCTGCTCAAACCTGCACGGTCTGATCCGGAAATACGGCCTCAATATGTGTCGCCAGTGTTTCCGTCAGTACGCGAAGGATATAGGCTTCGTTAAGTTGGACTAA
- the PLAUR gene encoding urokinase plasminogen activator surface receptor, with the protein MGFSLLLQLLLVQTCISASWGLRCMLCEVTGNCQEKECPPDQNLCRTTIMHTWQENEDLEVAVRGCAHPEKTNRTMSYRTGMKIITLIEAVCESDLCNKPKPGRVPTFPRSRYLECVSCASSDLSCERGLDRSLQCRSPGEECLDVVTHHSLEGSPGDERHSRGCGNLPGCPGPTGFHNNHTFHFLRCCNTTKCNAGPVLELKNLPLNGLQCYSCEGNSTHGCSSEETSLTDCRGPMSQCLEATGTNELGYPSYIVRGCATPSWCQGLHVAEAFRLTHFNVSCCIGNRCNDPMQDVQPRRGGAPRPGPDHLSFTIGVLLMTARLWGGTLLCT; encoded by the exons ATGGGATTCtcgctgctgctgcagctgcttcTGGTTCAAACCTGCATATCAG CCTCCTGGGGCCTGCGGTGCATGCTGTGTGAGGTCACGGGGAATTGCCAGGAGAAAGAGTGTCCCCCTGACCAGAACCTCTGCAGGACCACCATCATGCACACGTGGCAAG AAAATGAAGATCTGGAGGTGGCAGTGAGAGGCTGTGCCCACCCAGAGAAGACCAACAGGACCATGAGCTATCGAACAGGCATGAAGATCATTACCCTGATAGAGGCCGTATGTGAGTCAGACTTGTGCAACAAGCCCAAACCTG GTCGAGTTCCCACCTTTCCCCGAAGCCGTTACCTCGAATGTGTTTCCTGCGCCTCTTCAGACCTGAGCTGTGAGAGGGGCTTGGACCGAAGCTTACAATGCCGCAGCCCTGGAGAAGAGTGCCTGGACGTGGTGACCCACCACAGCCTGGAAG GAAGCCCAGGTGATGAGCGCCATTCCCGCGGCTGTGGCAACCTTCCTGGCTGCCCAGGCCCCACCGGCTTCCACAACAACCATACCTTCCACTTCCTGCGGTGCTGCAACACCACCAAATGCAATGCGGGCCCAG TCCTGGAACTTAAAAACCTGCCGCTGAATGGCCTCCAGTGTTACAGCTGTGAGGGGAACAGCACCCATGGATGCTCCTCTGAAGAGACCTCCCTCACCGACTGCCGAGGCCCTATGAGTCAATGTCTGGAAGCCACAGGCACTAATG agcTGGGATACCCAAGCTACATAGTAAGGGGCTGTGCGACGCCCTCATGGTGCCAAGGCCTACACGTGGCTGAAGCCTTCAGACTGACCCATTTCAACGTCTCATGCTGTATTGGAAATAGGTGTAATGACCCAATGCAGGATGTTCAGCCCCGCAGAGGGGGCGCTCCTCGGCCTGGCCCTGACCATCTCAGCTTCACCATCGGCGTCCTACTTATGACTGCCAGACTATGGGGAGGCACTCTCCTTTGTACCTGA
- the SRRM5 gene encoding serine/arginine repetitive matrix protein 5: MQLACERQHSGRPPWLATRSFTSPVASRTTSPFAPTMSSPPTRSSKPSVSPASTGPSMPTASPKPHASVKTTKSARPTKPSTAPNLVRSPSSSKSTRSASTKTAPSKQPSSRSQGRSRARTPSKASTDTRASTDTRASKASKAGRVRHHQQKGTHSRGRTPSRKRPQGAKQGMPSRERTPTSQQKQSGGKSYSQPRTNNQERSESQPRNKSREKSYSPPGASGMGKSLRLVVTRGRTKSYSPTRILFKEIGYSQSPSSSRRVKSYSQMVTLSREWSYSPTEMSSRVKCYSQGSVPSRTRSHSRSSTPSRTQSHSRSRTPRRARSRSRKRTHSRVRSHSWKRNHSRARSRTRKGTPSQMRRHSQSRTPSKERGHRRSRIPSKEKDQRESRSPSKDRDHSRSETSSKERNHSRARTPRKESYHSQSRTSSKARGHSRSRSSSKERDYSQSRSFSKERRDHSRSRSSSKERDSSRSRSFSKERRDHSQSRSTSKERVYSQSRSFSKERDNSLSRSSSKESDHSRTRTPRKQSDHSRTRTPRKERDHSQSRSSSKERDHSQSRSSSKERDHSRSRSFSKERDDSRSRISGKERRDHSRTRTLRKERDYSGTRASRKERDYSRSRTFSKREDSQSRTPSKESIHSQSTTPRSLSWKGSFSRTQSPSQNRTPTETGSQPPSRFLSRDHIQANTTTSKAISPGERSSSSSSKLA, encoded by the exons ATGCAGTTGGCCTGTGAAAGGCAGCACTCAGGTCGTCCCCCATGGCTAGCTACCAGGTCTTTCACGTCCCCCGTGGCTTCCAGGACCACAAGCCCTTTTGCGCCCACCATGTCTTCTCCACCTACAAGATCCTCAAAGCCCAGTGTGTCTCCGGCGTCCACTGGACCCTCGATGCCCACAGCATCTCCCAAGCCTCATGCCTCCGTGAAGACCACTAAATCCGCAAGGCCCACCAAGCCATCGACAGCACCCAACTTAGTCAGGAGCCCCAGCAGTTCCAAGTCTACCAGATCGGCAAGTACAAAGACAGCCCCTTCTAAGCAGCCCAGCAGCCGGTCCCAAGGCCGCAGCAGGGCGAGAACACCCAGCAAGGCCAGCACTGATACCAGGGCCAGCACTGACACCAGGGCCAGCAAAGCCAGCAAGGCTGGCAGGGTAAGACACCACCAGcagaagggcacacacagccGGGGCAGAACTCCCAGTCGGAAGAGACCTCAGGGTGCAAAACAAGGTATGCCCAGCAGGGAAAGAACTCCTACTTCCCAGCAAAAACAGAGTGGGGGGAAGAGTTACAGCCAGCCTAGAACCAACAACCAGGAAAGGAGTGAGAGCCAGCCTAGGAAtaagagcagagagaagagtTATAGCCCCCCAGGAGCCTCGGGTATGGGGAAGAGTTTGAGGCTGGTTGTAACCCGCGGTAGAACAAAGAGTTACAGCCCCACCAGAATTCTCTTCAAGGAAATAGGTTACAGCCAGTCTCCATCATCATCGAGGAGGGTAAAGAGTTACAGTCAGATGGTTACCCTCAGCAGGGAATGGAGTTACAGCCCAACTGAAATGTCCAGCAGGGTCAAGTGTTACAGCCAGGGTAGTGTACCCAGCAGGACCCGAAGTCACAGCCGATCTAGCACCCCCAGCAGGACTCAAAGTCACAGCCGGTCTAGAACACCCAGAAGGGCAAGAAGTCGCAGTCGGAAGAGGACCCACAGCAGGGTGAGAAGTCACAGTTGGAAGAGAAATCACAGTAGGGCAAGAAGTCGTACCCGGAAGGGAACTCCCAGCCAGATGAGAAGACATAGCCAGTCTAGAACCCCCAGCAAAGAGAGAGGTCACAGACGATCTAGAATCCCCAGCAAGGAGAAAGATCAGAGAGAATCTAGAAGCCCCAGCAAGGACAGAGATCATAGCCGATCTGAAACCTCCAGCAAGGAAAGAAATCACAGCCGAGCTAGAACCCCCAGAAAAGAGAGCTATCACAGCCAATCTAGAACCTCCAGCAAGGCAAGAGGTCATAGCCGATCTAGAAGCTCCAGTAAGGAAAGAGATTATAGCCAATCTAGAAGCTtcagcaaagaaagaagagatcaTAGCCGATCTAGAAGCTCCAGTAAGGAAAGAGATTCTAGCCGATCTAGAAGCTTCAGCAAGGAAAGAAGAGATCATAGCCAATCTAGAAGCACCAGTAAGGAAAGAGTTTATAGCCAATCTAGAAGCTTCAGCAAGGAAAGAGATAACAGCCTATCTAGAAGCTCCAGTAAGGAAAGCGATCACAGCCGAACTAGAACCCCCAGAAAACAGAGCGATCACAGCAGAACTAGAACTCCTAGAAAGGAGAGAGATCATAGCCAATCTAGAAGCTCCAGCAAGGAAAGAGATCACAGCCAGTCTAGAAGCTCCAGCAAGGAAAGAGATCACAGCCGATCTAGAAGCTTCAGCAAGGAAAGAGATGACAGCCGATCTAGAATCTCTGGCAAGGAAAGAAGAGATCACAGCCGAACAAGAAccctcagaaaagaaagagattaCAGTGGAactagagcttccagaaaggagaGAGACTACAGTCGTTCTAGAACCTTCAGCAAGAGAGAGGACAGCCAATCTAGAACCCCCAGCAAGGAGAGCATTCACAGCCAATCTACAACCCCCAGAAGTCTCAGCTGGAAAGGATCCTTTAGCAGGACACAGAGTCCCAGTCAGAACAGAACACCCACTGAGACAGGAAGCCAACCCCCCTCAAGATTTCTCAGCAGA GATCATATTCAAGCCAACACCACCACCTCTAAGGCCATCTCACCTGGAGAGAGGTCCTCATCATCTTCTTCCAAACTGGCGTAG
- the ZNF428 gene encoding zinc finger protein 428, whose amino-acid sequence MTETREPAETGGYASLEEDDEDLSPGPEHSSDSEYTLSEPDSEEEEDEEEEEEETTDDPEYDPGYKVKQRLGGGRGGPSRRAPRAAQAPGPPAQPCQLCGRSPLGEAPPGTPPCRLCCPATAPQEAPAPEGRVLGEEEEEPPRAGEGRPAGREDEEDEDEEGTYHCTECEDSFDNLGELHGHFMLHARGEV is encoded by the exons ATGACAGAGACCCGTGAGCCAGCTGAGACTGGGGGCTACGCCAGTTTGGAAGAAGATGATGAGGACCTCTCTCCAG GTCCCGAGCATTCCTCTGACTCCGAGTACACACTCTCAGAGCCAGACTCCgaagaggaagaagatgaggaggaggaggaagaggagaccaCTGACGACCCCGAATATGACCCTGGCTACAAGGTGAAGCAGCGCCTGGGCGGGGGCCGGGGTGGCCCTTCCCGCCGGGCCCCCCGTGCAGCTCAGGCCCCGGGCCCCCCAGCTCAGCCCTGCCAGCTCTGTGGCCGCTCACCTCTTGGGGAGGCCCCTCCAGGCACCCCACCCTGCCGGCTCTGCTGCCCTGCTACAGCCCCCCAGGAAGCGCCAGCCCCCGAAGGCAGGGTCCtcggggaggaagaggaggagccgCCTCGGGCTGGGGAGGGCCGCCCAGCTGGGagggaggacgaggaggacgaggacgaggaggGGACCTATCACTGCACGGAGTGTGAGGATTCCTTCGACAACCTCGGGGAGCTGCATGGGCACTTCATGCTGCACGCCCGGGGTGAGGTGTAG
- the CADM4 gene encoding cell adhesion molecule 4: MGRARRFQWPLLLLWAAAAGPGTGQEVQTENVTVAEGGVAEITCRLHQYDGSIVVIQNPARQTLFFNGTRALKDERFQLEEFSPRRVRIRLSDARLEDEGGYFCQLYTEDTHHQIATLTVLVAPENPVVEVQEQAVEGGEVELSCLVPRSRPVAVLRWYRDRKELKGVSSSQENGKVWSVASTVRFRVDRKDDGGIIICEAQNQALPSGHSKQTQYVLDVQYSPTARIHASQAVVREGDTLVLTCAVTGNPRPNQIRWNRGNESLPERAEAVGETLTLPGLVSADNGTYTCEASNKHGHARALYVLVVYDPGAVVEAQTSVPYAIVGGILALLVFLIICVLVGMVWCSVRQKGSYLTHEASGLDEQGEAREAFLNGSDGHKRKEEFFI, translated from the exons ATGGGCCGGGCCCGGCGCTTCCAGTggccgctgctgctgctgtgggcggCCGCGGCTGGGCCAG GGACAGGACAGGAAGTACAGACAGAAAATGTGACAGTGGCCGAGGGTGGGGTTGCCGAGATAACCTGCCGTCTGCACCAGTATGATGGCTCCATAGTTGTCATTCAGAACCCAGCCCGGCAGACTCTCTTCTTCAATGGCACCCGCG CCCTGAAGGATGAGCGTTTCCAGCTTGAGGAGTTCTCCCCACGCAGGGTGCGGATCCGGCTCTCAGATGCCCGCCTGGAAGACGAGGGGGGCTACTTCTGCCAGCTCTACACGGAGGATACCCACCATCAGATTGCCACGCTCACTGTACTGG TGGCCCCAGAGAATCCCGTTGTGGAGGTCCAGGAGCAGGCGGTGGAGGGCGGCGAGGTGGAGCTCAGCTGCCTGGTTCCACGGTCTCGCCCAGTTGCGGTCCTGCGCTGGTACCGGGACCGCAAGGAGCTGAAAG GTGTGAGCAGCAGCCAAGAAAATGGCAAGGTCTGGAGTGTGGCGAGCACAGTGCGGTTTCGTGTGGACCGCAAGGACGATGGTGGTATCATCATCTGCGAGGCGCAGAACCAGGCGCTGCCCTCGGGACACAGCAAGCAGACTCAGTACGTGCTGGACGTGCAGT ACTCCCCCACAGCCCGGATCCATGCCTCCCAAGCTGTGGTGAGGGAGGGAGACACACTGGTGTTGACATGTGCGGTAACGGGAAACCCCAG GCCAAATCAGATCCGCTGGAATCGCGGGAATGAGTCTTTGCCGGAGCGGGCCGAGGCGGTCGGTGAGACGCTTACGCTGCCAGGCCTAGTATCAGCAGATAATGGCACCTACACTTGCGAGGCATCGAACAAGCACGGCCATGCCAGGGCACTCTACGTGCTAGTGGTCTATG ACCCCGGTGCGGTGGTAGAGGCTCAGACGTCGGTGCCCTATGCCATTGTGGGCGGCATCCTGGCGCTATTGGTGTTTCTGATTATATGTGTGCTGGTGGGCATGGTCTGGTGCTCAGTGCGGCAGAAGG GTTCCTATCTGACCCATGAGGCCAGTGGCTTGGATGAGCAGGGAGAAGCGAGAGAAGCCTTCCTCAATGGCAGTGATGGAcacaagagaaaagaagaattCTTCATCTGA